The Stenotrophomonas sp. NA06056 genome segment GCGGCAACGACGGCCTGCTGCCCTTGTCGCGCGCCGCCTGGTGCTTGGCCCATGCTTCGTCGGCCTTGTCCTGGCCCTTGGCCACGCCCTTCGCATAGGCATCCACCCAGTCGTGCTTTTCACCGCCCAGGTAAGCATCAAGCACGCTCAGCGTGATCGCGTTGAACGCCGCACCCACTTCCTGGTTGGTCAGCACCACCACGCCCAGCTTCTCGCCTGGCACCAAGGTCAGCCGCGAAACCATGCCCGGCCAGCCACCGGTGTGCCAGACCAGCTTCTGCCCGCGATAGTCGCTCAGGCTCCAGCCCTCGCCATAGCCGGCAAAGTTGGCCCGCGCCGGCGCCAGCTCCGGCACGCTCGGCGCCGGAATCGTCTGCGGCGTGATCATCTGCCACATCTGCTGCTGGCTCTTGGCAGTGAACAGCGGCGTGCCATCGGCCAGCTTGCCTTCGGCCAGCTGCACCTGCATCCAGCGCGCCATGTCGTGGGCGCTGGAATAGATGCCACCGGCACCGGCGTTGTTCGACCAGGTCAACGGCGCAACGGTGCGCAGGTCCTTGAAATCGTATTTGGCGTGACCGACCGCAGCGTTGTCACCGGCCTTGAGGTGATCGGCGTTGTAACGCGTGCCGGCCATGCCGACCTTGTCGAAGATGCGCGTCTGCAGGAACTGCTGGTAGCTCATGCCCGAGACGTGCTCGATCACCTGCTGGGCGACTGCATACAGGATGTTGTCGTAGGCATAGCGCTCGCGGAAACCGCCTTTCAGCGGCACCTGGCCAAGGCGCTGCACGACTTCAGCATTGCTGTAGGAGGTGGTCGGCCAGAACAGCAGATCGCCCGCGCCCAGGCTCAGGCCACTGCGGTGCGAAAGCAGGTCGCGGATCGTCATCTGCCCGGTTACGAACGGATCGGACATGCGGAACGACGGCAGGTGATCGATCACCTTGTCGTCCATCTTCAGCTTGCCGTCCTCGGCCAGCAGGTTCAGCGAGGTGGCAGTGAAGGCCTTGGTGTTGGAGGCGATGGCGAACAGGGTATCGGCCTCGACCGGCGCCGGCTTGCCCAGTTCGCGCACGCCCCAGCCGCGTTCCAGCACCACCTGCCCGTCCTTGACCACGGCCACGGCGATGCCGGGCACGTCGAACTGCGCGCGCACGCGTTCGACGGTCGCGTCCAGGTCCTGCAGCTGCTGCGGGGTCGCCGCATTGGCCATGGTCGTGCACGCAAGCAGCACGGCTCCTCCGATCCAGGTTTTCATCCAGCACCATCTCCGAACAGGGGTAGCGGCCATGTGCAGGCCGTCACCGGGGTTTCGCGCGATGGTAACGGCCCGGGGTGCAGCCTGCCCTGTGCCATAGGAGGGGTGTCATGGGTGCAAACGGCCAGAGCAGCAACGGCTCCACCATCATTCCGTGCCTGCGCTACCGCGATGCGCTGGCCGCCATCGACTGGCTGCAGCGCGCGTTCGGCTTCCACGCGCAGGCCGTGTACGCCGACGGCGATACCGTGCACCACGCACAGCTGGTGTTCGGCCAGGGCATGATCATGCTTGGATCTGCCAGCAACAGCGGCGAATGGGCCAAGCTGGCGGTGATGCCCGATGAAGTCGATGGCCGTCAGACCCAGAGCGCCTGCGTGATCGTCACCGATGTCGACGCCCACTACGCACGGGCCAAGGCCGCCGGCGCACGCATCGTCATCGATATCGCCGACCAGGCCTACGGTGGCCGTGGCTATGCCTGCGCCGACCCGGAAGGCTACCTGTGGTGGTTCGGCAGTTACGATCCGTGGCGAGCGGAACACACGCAATGACGGCACGGTCAGCATCCGCACTGCCGGTGCGCTGCGGTATCGGCGGCTGGGTGTTCCCGCAATGGCGGGGTGGCGCCTTCTATCCGCCAGGGTTGATCCAGCGCGAAGAGCTGGCCTTCGCCAGTCGTGCGTTGCGCTGCATCGAGATCAACGGCACCTTCTACCGCACCCCGACAGCGGCCCAGTGTTCGCAATGGGCAGCGCAGACGCCGACGGGTTTCCGCTTCTCGATGAAAGCGCCGCGCCATCTGGTGCAGCGCCGCGACCTGTCCGCCACGATCGAGGCTGCGGGTTCGTTCCTGGAAGCGGCCGTCGCGCTGGGCGACAGGCTCGGCCCGTTGCTCTGGCAGTTCGACCCGCGGCACCCGGCCGATGCCGAAGCGCTGGACGCTTTCATGGCACAGCTGCCACGGCAGCGGGATGGAATGGCGTTGCAGCATGCGCTGGAGGTGCGCAACGCCAGCATGCATGGGCCGGAACTGGTCGAAGCAGCGCGCCGGCATGGGGTGGCCCTGGTGATCGAAGACAGCGACGAATCACCGTTGTACGGCGACATCACCGCTGGTTTTGTCTATGCACGGATCAAGCGCAGCCAGGCCAGACTGGCGGAAGGTCTTCCCCTGTCGATGCAGCAGCGCTGGACCGGCCGCGCGCGGTGCTGGTCGCGCGGCGAGGCGGTGGACGACCTGCCCTGCCTGGCCCCACCGGCCGTTGCCGCACCGCGCGAGGTCTACCTGCTGTGCATCGGCGCCGGCAAGGCGCGCAACCCGGCTGCGGCGATGGCGCTGCAACGGCTCATCGACGGCGCCAGCCATCCATAGCCCACAGCAGGGTCCAGCCCAGCACGAACACCCCGCCGACGCGCAGTACGTTCAGGCCGAATGCGCGCGCTCCGATCTG includes the following:
- a CDS encoding serine hydrolase, with amino-acid sequence MKTWIGGAVLLACTTMANAATPQQLQDLDATVERVRAQFDVPGIAVAVVKDGQVVLERGWGVRELGKPAPVEADTLFAIASNTKAFTATSLNLLAEDGKLKMDDKVIDHLPSFRMSDPFVTGQMTIRDLLSHRSGLSLGAGDLLFWPTTSYSNAEVVQRLGQVPLKGGFRERYAYDNILYAVAQQVIEHVSGMSYQQFLQTRIFDKVGMAGTRYNADHLKAGDNAAVGHAKYDFKDLRTVAPLTWSNNAGAGGIYSSAHDMARWMQVQLAEGKLADGTPLFTAKSQQQMWQMITPQTIPAPSVPELAPARANFAGYGEGWSLSDYRGQKLVWHTGGWPGMVSRLTLVPGEKLGVVVLTNQEVGAAFNAITLSVLDAYLGGEKHDWVDAYAKGVAKGQDKADEAWAKHQAARDKGSRPSLPLAGYAATYRDRWYGDMVIRAEGKDLRLRFARTAQLSGHLEHWQHDTFIVRWDDRSLNADAFVNFSLDPDGKVREVRMQPISDLTDFSFDFQDLLFTPVK
- a CDS encoding VOC family protein, producing MGANGQSSNGSTIIPCLRYRDALAAIDWLQRAFGFHAQAVYADGDTVHHAQLVFGQGMIMLGSASNSGEWAKLAVMPDEVDGRQTQSACVIVTDVDAHYARAKAAGARIVIDIADQAYGGRGYACADPEGYLWWFGSYDPWRAEHTQ
- a CDS encoding DUF72 domain-containing protein yields the protein MTARSASALPVRCGIGGWVFPQWRGGAFYPPGLIQREELAFASRALRCIEINGTFYRTPTAAQCSQWAAQTPTGFRFSMKAPRHLVQRRDLSATIEAAGSFLEAAVALGDRLGPLLWQFDPRHPADAEALDAFMAQLPRQRDGMALQHALEVRNASMHGPELVEAARRHGVALVIEDSDESPLYGDITAGFVYARIKRSQARLAEGLPLSMQQRWTGRARCWSRGEAVDDLPCLAPPAVAAPREVYLLCIGAGKARNPAAAMALQRLIDGASHP